The following are encoded together in the Narcine bancroftii isolate sNarBan1 chromosome 10, sNarBan1.hap1, whole genome shotgun sequence genome:
- the LOC138744146 gene encoding zinc finger protein Pegasus-like isoform X1 — MDEKRAVSVDFVKDFQEYLTQQTHHVNMISGSVGAEKESESLQTAGSEIDQNGIHHASVEVSLDDGSGVINDGLERTYDGKLKCRYCNYASKGTARLTEHIRMHTGEKPHRCHLCPFASAYERHLEAHMRSHTGEKPYKCELCSFCCSDRSNLSHHRRRRHKLLPLKNARTCLTNKKMLGVLQKKTSNSLNYGTRLLINLSPPSMVVQKPDYLSDFSHDVSANSCENLRKLQSGGISRDTQDPCIIVDNPLNQLSTLAGQLSSLPPENQAPASPEDVACRDEKPYVISQSAAPVVSTVASSVAQSSSPISPDACPMHSQQNFSPVAGPSSEHSVHTSTPSTTNSQPSTPAPPIQIQDPQLLHHCQHCDMYFADNILYTIHMGCHGYKNPFQCNICGCKCKNKYDFACHFARGQHKQN; from the exons ATGGATGAAAAGAGAGCAGTTTCAGTGGATTTTGTCAAGGATTTTCAGGAATATCTCACTCAACAAACCCATCATGTGAACATGATATCTGGTTCAGTTGGTGCAGAGAAGGAATCAGAATCCTTACAGACTG CGGGATCTGAAATTGATCAGAATGGAATCCATCATGCTTCAGTTGAAGTTTCACTGGATGACGGCTCAGGGGTCATTAATGATGGGCTGGAAAGGACATACGATGGAAAACTGAAGTGCCGCTACTGTAACTATGCTAGCAAAGGGACTGCACGACTGACTGAACATATCAGAATGCACACAG GTGAGAAGCCCCACAGATGTCACCTATGCCCGTTTGCTTCAGCGTATGAGCGTCACCTCGAAGCACACATGCGCTCACACACAGGTGAAAAACCATACAAATGTGAGCTATGCTCTTTCTGCTGCAGTGATCGAAGCAATTTGTCCCATCACCGTAGACGTAGGCACAAACTTCTCCCCTTGAAAAATGCTAGGACCTGCCTAACCAATAAGAAAATGTTGGGAGTTTTACAGAAAAAAACTAGCAACTCCCTGAATTATGGCACAAGACTTCTGATTAATCTAAGTCCTCCTTCCATGGTGGTACAGAAGCCAGATTACCTCAGTGACTTTTCTCATGATGTTTCAGCCAACTCCTGTGAGAATTTGCGAAAGTTGCAGTCTGGTGGGATTTCGAGGGATACTCAAGATCCCTGTATTATAGTAGATAATCCATTAAACCAGCTTTCTACTTTAGCAGGCCAATTATCCAGCCTTCCACCTGAAAATCAAGCTCCAGCATCTCCTGAGGATGTAGCCTGCCGAGATGAAAAACCATACGTGATCTCACAATCTGCGGCACCAGTCGTTTCCACGGTAGCTTCCAGTGTGGCCCAAAGCTCATCCCCTATCAGTCCCGATGCATGCCCCATGCACAGTCAGCAGAATTTCAGTCCTGTAGCTGGCCCCAGTAGTGAGCACAGTGTCCACACAAGCACGCCCAGCACGACGAACAGCCAACCTAGCACCCCTGCTCCTCCAATTCAAATTCAGGATCCCCAGCTACTTCATCATTGTCAACACTGTGACATGTATTTTGCAGACAATATCCTTTATACTATTCATATGGGGTGTCATGGCTACAAGAATCCTTTTCAGTGCAATATCTGTGGGTGCAAATGTAAAAACAAATATGATTTCGCTTGTCATTTTGCTCGAGGTCAACACAAGCAAAACTAA
- the LOC138744146 gene encoding zinc finger protein Pegasus-like isoform X2 — protein sequence MKSVFCAGSEIDQNGIHHASVEVSLDDGSGVINDGLERTYDGKLKCRYCNYASKGTARLTEHIRMHTGEKPHRCHLCPFASAYERHLEAHMRSHTGEKPYKCELCSFCCSDRSNLSHHRRRRHKLLPLKNARTCLTNKKMLGVLQKKTSNSLNYGTRLLINLSPPSMVVQKPDYLSDFSHDVSANSCENLRKLQSGGISRDTQDPCIIVDNPLNQLSTLAGQLSSLPPENQAPASPEDVACRDEKPYVISQSAAPVVSTVASSVAQSSSPISPDACPMHSQQNFSPVAGPSSEHSVHTSTPSTTNSQPSTPAPPIQIQDPQLLHHCQHCDMYFADNILYTIHMGCHGYKNPFQCNICGCKCKNKYDFACHFARGQHKQN from the exons ATGAAAAGTGTATTCTGTG CGGGATCTGAAATTGATCAGAATGGAATCCATCATGCTTCAGTTGAAGTTTCACTGGATGACGGCTCAGGGGTCATTAATGATGGGCTGGAAAGGACATACGATGGAAAACTGAAGTGCCGCTACTGTAACTATGCTAGCAAAGGGACTGCACGACTGACTGAACATATCAGAATGCACACAG GTGAGAAGCCCCACAGATGTCACCTATGCCCGTTTGCTTCAGCGTATGAGCGTCACCTCGAAGCACACATGCGCTCACACACAGGTGAAAAACCATACAAATGTGAGCTATGCTCTTTCTGCTGCAGTGATCGAAGCAATTTGTCCCATCACCGTAGACGTAGGCACAAACTTCTCCCCTTGAAAAATGCTAGGACCTGCCTAACCAATAAGAAAATGTTGGGAGTTTTACAGAAAAAAACTAGCAACTCCCTGAATTATGGCACAAGACTTCTGATTAATCTAAGTCCTCCTTCCATGGTGGTACAGAAGCCAGATTACCTCAGTGACTTTTCTCATGATGTTTCAGCCAACTCCTGTGAGAATTTGCGAAAGTTGCAGTCTGGTGGGATTTCGAGGGATACTCAAGATCCCTGTATTATAGTAGATAATCCATTAAACCAGCTTTCTACTTTAGCAGGCCAATTATCCAGCCTTCCACCTGAAAATCAAGCTCCAGCATCTCCTGAGGATGTAGCCTGCCGAGATGAAAAACCATACGTGATCTCACAATCTGCGGCACCAGTCGTTTCCACGGTAGCTTCCAGTGTGGCCCAAAGCTCATCCCCTATCAGTCCCGATGCATGCCCCATGCACAGTCAGCAGAATTTCAGTCCTGTAGCTGGCCCCAGTAGTGAGCACAGTGTCCACACAAGCACGCCCAGCACGACGAACAGCCAACCTAGCACCCCTGCTCCTCCAATTCAAATTCAGGATCCCCAGCTACTTCATCATTGTCAACACTGTGACATGTATTTTGCAGACAATATCCTTTATACTATTCATATGGGGTGTCATGGCTACAAGAATCCTTTTCAGTGCAATATCTGTGGGTGCAAATGTAAAAACAAATATGATTTCGCTTGTCATTTTGCTCGAGGTCAACACAAGCAAAACTAA